From Xiphophorus hellerii strain 12219 chromosome 9, Xiphophorus_hellerii-4.1, whole genome shotgun sequence, a single genomic window includes:
- the LOC116726412 gene encoding nuclear autoantigenic sperm protein-like isoform X1 codes for MPVETSTASGSGSAEEKPCSSTAAAETSGDVMEEAKKLIGTGKRHLVMGDVVSAVNVFQEACSMLAAKYGDTADECGEAFFLCGKSLLELARMENGVLGNALEGVPEESEEEEQPKNPNLETADNLDDDDDDDEDEDKENTQDNEEEDVGNLQLAWEMLEVAKVIFKRKESKDDQLMAAQAYLKLGEVSAETGNYPQALEDFQECLIIQLKLLPPHCRLLAETHYHVATTLVFMDQYDQAIKHYNSSVKVIETRLAMLQEVIDAAAGDDGAAEEKSELEELRQLLPEIREKVEDAKESQRTASAASQAIQQTLGAPSTSSTFSCENGGPSSSTAFASTSRIPVKTSESALSSKAVSDISHLVRKKRKPEEESPVKDTDAKQLKQEATVNGSGDSSASNSSETQEGKSKESAAVESSS; via the exons ATGCCGGTGGAAACGTCCACAGCGTCGGGTTCTGGAAG CGCCGAGGAGAAGCCGTGCTCGTcgacagctgcagcagaaac CTCCGGTGACGTTATGGAGGAGGCTAAAAAGCTGATCGGCACGGGCAAACGGCATCTGGTGATGGGAGATGTAGTTTCTGCCGTCAATGTCTTCCAGGAAGCCTGCAGCATGCT GGCTGCAAAGTATGGGGACACAGCAGATGAATGTGGTGAAGCATTCTTCCTATGTGGGAAGTCTCTATTGGAGCTTGCAAg GATGGAGAACGGTGTCCTTGGTAACGCTCTGGAGGGAGTCCCAGAAGaatctgaggaagaggagcagcccAAAAACCCAAACCTGGAGACTGCAGACAACCTTGACG aTGACGACGACGACGATGAAGACGAGGACAAAGAGAACACACAAGATAAT gaagaggaggatgttgGGAATTTGCAGTTGGCTTGGGAGATGCTTGAGGTGgccaaagtcatttttaaaag AAAGGAAAGCAAAGACGACCAGCTGATGGCAGCACAGGCTTATCTGAAACTGGGTGAAGTCAGTGCAGAAACAG GTAACTATCCTCAGGCGCTAGAAGACTTCCAGGAGTGTCTGATTATTCAGCTGAAGCTCTTGCCGCCTCACTGTCGCCTGCTGGCCGAGACGCACTACCACGTTGCTACGACGCTGGTCTTCATGGACCAGTACGACCAGGCCATAAAGCACTACAACAGCTCCGTAAAGGTCATCGAGACGCGTCTAG CCATGCTCCAGGAGGTCATTGACGCAGCGGCTGGAGATGACGGTGCTGCAGAGGAGAAAAGTGAGCTGGAAGAACTCAGACAGCTTCTTCCTGAAATCAGGGAAAAAGTGGAAGACGCCAAGGAGAGCCAGAGGACGGCCAGTGCTGCCTCCCAGGCAATCCAGCAGACACTG GGAGCTCCCTCTACGTCATCAACATTCTCCTGTGAAAATGGCGGCCCGTCATCCTCTACTGCTTTTGCATCGACCAGTCGG ATTCCAGTGAAAACCTCTGAAAGTGCTTTGTCTTCCAAAGCCGTGTCGGATATCTCTCACCTCGTTAGGAAAAAg AGGAAACCTGAAGAGGAGAGCCCAGTAAAGGACACAGATGCTAAGCAACTGAAACAGGAAGCCACAGTTAATGGCAGCGGTGACTCTAGTGCCAGCAACAGCAGTGAAACCCAGGAAGGAAAATCAAAGGAG TCTGCCGCTGTAGAGTCTTCCTCATGA
- the LOC116726412 gene encoding nuclear autoantigenic sperm protein-like isoform X4, whose translation MAEKVEPKEEVKNENAESEEPVDPEAGETSGAADVGEEKSSVQATEEVRDASAQAVNEEEEEDEGIEESNAEAEQTDETSEDDDDDDEDEDKENTQDNEEEDVGNLQLAWEMLEVAKVIFKRKESKDDQLMAAQAYLKLGEVSAETGNYPQALEDFQECLIIQLKLLPPHCRLLAETHYHVATTLVFMDQYDQAIKHYNSSVKVIETRLAMLQEVIDAAAGDDGAAEEKSELEELRQLLPEIREKVEDAKESQRTASAASQAIQQTLGAPSTSSTFSCENGGPSSSTAFASTSRIPVKTSESALSSKAVSDISHLVRKKRKPEEESPVKDTDAKQLKQEATVNGSGDSSASNSSETQEGKSKESAAVESSS comes from the exons ATGGCAGAGAAGGTAGAGCCGAAAGAGGAGGTGAAAAACGAAAACGCAGAGTCAGAGGAGCCAGTAGACCCTGAGGCAGGAGAAACCTCAGGTGCTGCTGATGTTGGGGAGGAGAAAAGTTCTGTCCAAGCAACCGAAGAGGTCCGAGATGCTTCAGCACAAGCTGTGaatgaagaagaggaagaggatgaaggAATTGAAGAATCAAATGCAGAGGCTGAACAGACTGATGAAACTTCAGAGG aTGACGACGACGACGATGAAGACGAGGACAAAGAGAACACACAAGATAAT gaagaggaggatgttgGGAATTTGCAGTTGGCTTGGGAGATGCTTGAGGTGgccaaagtcatttttaaaag AAAGGAAAGCAAAGACGACCAGCTGATGGCAGCACAGGCTTATCTGAAACTGGGTGAAGTCAGTGCAGAAACAG GTAACTATCCTCAGGCGCTAGAAGACTTCCAGGAGTGTCTGATTATTCAGCTGAAGCTCTTGCCGCCTCACTGTCGCCTGCTGGCCGAGACGCACTACCACGTTGCTACGACGCTGGTCTTCATGGACCAGTACGACCAGGCCATAAAGCACTACAACAGCTCCGTAAAGGTCATCGAGACGCGTCTAG CCATGCTCCAGGAGGTCATTGACGCAGCGGCTGGAGATGACGGTGCTGCAGAGGAGAAAAGTGAGCTGGAAGAACTCAGACAGCTTCTTCCTGAAATCAGGGAAAAAGTGGAAGACGCCAAGGAGAGCCAGAGGACGGCCAGTGCTGCCTCCCAGGCAATCCAGCAGACACTG GGAGCTCCCTCTACGTCATCAACATTCTCCTGTGAAAATGGCGGCCCGTCATCCTCTACTGCTTTTGCATCGACCAGTCGG ATTCCAGTGAAAACCTCTGAAAGTGCTTTGTCTTCCAAAGCCGTGTCGGATATCTCTCACCTCGTTAGGAAAAAg AGGAAACCTGAAGAGGAGAGCCCAGTAAAGGACACAGATGCTAAGCAACTGAAACAGGAAGCCACAGTTAATGGCAGCGGTGACTCTAGTGCCAGCAACAGCAGTGAAACCCAGGAAGGAAAATCAAAGGAG TCTGCCGCTGTAGAGTCTTCCTCATGA
- the LOC116726412 gene encoding nuclear autoantigenic sperm protein-like isoform X3 yields the protein MPVETSTASGSGSAEEKPCSSTAAAETSGDVMEEAKKLIGTGKRHLVMGDVVSAVNVFQEACSMLAAKYGDTADECGEAFFLCGKSLLELARMENGVLGNALEGVPEESEEEEQPKNPNLETADNLDDDDDDDEDEDKENTQDNEEEDVGNLQLAWEMLEVAKVIFKRKESKDDQLMAAQAYLKLGEVSAETGNYPQALEDFQECLIIQLKLLPPHCRLLAETHYHVATTLVFMDQYDQAIKHYNSSVKVIETRLAMLQEVIDAAAGDDGAAEEKSELEELRQLLPEIREKVEDAKESQRTASAASQAIQQTLGAPSTSSTFSCENGGPSSSTAFASTSRIPVKTSESALSSKAVSDISHLVRKKSAAVESSS from the exons ATGCCGGTGGAAACGTCCACAGCGTCGGGTTCTGGAAG CGCCGAGGAGAAGCCGTGCTCGTcgacagctgcagcagaaac CTCCGGTGACGTTATGGAGGAGGCTAAAAAGCTGATCGGCACGGGCAAACGGCATCTGGTGATGGGAGATGTAGTTTCTGCCGTCAATGTCTTCCAGGAAGCCTGCAGCATGCT GGCTGCAAAGTATGGGGACACAGCAGATGAATGTGGTGAAGCATTCTTCCTATGTGGGAAGTCTCTATTGGAGCTTGCAAg GATGGAGAACGGTGTCCTTGGTAACGCTCTGGAGGGAGTCCCAGAAGaatctgaggaagaggagcagcccAAAAACCCAAACCTGGAGACTGCAGACAACCTTGACG aTGACGACGACGACGATGAAGACGAGGACAAAGAGAACACACAAGATAAT gaagaggaggatgttgGGAATTTGCAGTTGGCTTGGGAGATGCTTGAGGTGgccaaagtcatttttaaaag AAAGGAAAGCAAAGACGACCAGCTGATGGCAGCACAGGCTTATCTGAAACTGGGTGAAGTCAGTGCAGAAACAG GTAACTATCCTCAGGCGCTAGAAGACTTCCAGGAGTGTCTGATTATTCAGCTGAAGCTCTTGCCGCCTCACTGTCGCCTGCTGGCCGAGACGCACTACCACGTTGCTACGACGCTGGTCTTCATGGACCAGTACGACCAGGCCATAAAGCACTACAACAGCTCCGTAAAGGTCATCGAGACGCGTCTAG CCATGCTCCAGGAGGTCATTGACGCAGCGGCTGGAGATGACGGTGCTGCAGAGGAGAAAAGTGAGCTGGAAGAACTCAGACAGCTTCTTCCTGAAATCAGGGAAAAAGTGGAAGACGCCAAGGAGAGCCAGAGGACGGCCAGTGCTGCCTCCCAGGCAATCCAGCAGACACTG GGAGCTCCCTCTACGTCATCAACATTCTCCTGTGAAAATGGCGGCCCGTCATCCTCTACTGCTTTTGCATCGACCAGTCGG ATTCCAGTGAAAACCTCTGAAAGTGCTTTGTCTTCCAAAGCCGTGTCGGATATCTCTCACCTCGTTAGGAAAAAg TCTGCCGCTGTAGAGTCTTCCTCATGA
- the LOC116726412 gene encoding histone-binding protein N1/N2-like isoform X2: MPVETSTASGSGSAEEKPCSSTAAAETSGDVMEEAKKLIGTGKRHLVMGDVVSAVNVFQEACSMLAAKYGDTADECGEAFFLCGKSLLELARMENGVLGNALEGVPEESEEEEQPKNPNLETADNLDDDDDDEDEDKENTQDNEEEDVGNLQLAWEMLEVAKVIFKRKESKDDQLMAAQAYLKLGEVSAETGNYPQALEDFQECLIIQLKLLPPHCRLLAETHYHVATTLVFMDQYDQAIKHYNSSVKVIETRLAMLQEVIDAAAGDDGAAEEKSELEELRQLLPEIREKVEDAKESQRTASAASQAIQQTLGAPSTSSTFSCENGGPSSSTAFASTSRIPVKTSESALSSKAVSDISHLVRKKRKPEEESPVKDTDAKQLKQEATVNGSGDSSASNSSETQEGKSKESAAVESSS; the protein is encoded by the exons ATGCCGGTGGAAACGTCCACAGCGTCGGGTTCTGGAAG CGCCGAGGAGAAGCCGTGCTCGTcgacagctgcagcagaaac CTCCGGTGACGTTATGGAGGAGGCTAAAAAGCTGATCGGCACGGGCAAACGGCATCTGGTGATGGGAGATGTAGTTTCTGCCGTCAATGTCTTCCAGGAAGCCTGCAGCATGCT GGCTGCAAAGTATGGGGACACAGCAGATGAATGTGGTGAAGCATTCTTCCTATGTGGGAAGTCTCTATTGGAGCTTGCAAg GATGGAGAACGGTGTCCTTGGTAACGCTCTGGAGGGAGTCCCAGAAGaatctgaggaagaggagcagcccAAAAACCCAAACCTGGAGACTGCAGACAACCTT gaTGACGACGACGACGATGAAGACGAGGACAAAGAGAACACACAAGATAAT gaagaggaggatgttgGGAATTTGCAGTTGGCTTGGGAGATGCTTGAGGTGgccaaagtcatttttaaaag AAAGGAAAGCAAAGACGACCAGCTGATGGCAGCACAGGCTTATCTGAAACTGGGTGAAGTCAGTGCAGAAACAG GTAACTATCCTCAGGCGCTAGAAGACTTCCAGGAGTGTCTGATTATTCAGCTGAAGCTCTTGCCGCCTCACTGTCGCCTGCTGGCCGAGACGCACTACCACGTTGCTACGACGCTGGTCTTCATGGACCAGTACGACCAGGCCATAAAGCACTACAACAGCTCCGTAAAGGTCATCGAGACGCGTCTAG CCATGCTCCAGGAGGTCATTGACGCAGCGGCTGGAGATGACGGTGCTGCAGAGGAGAAAAGTGAGCTGGAAGAACTCAGACAGCTTCTTCCTGAAATCAGGGAAAAAGTGGAAGACGCCAAGGAGAGCCAGAGGACGGCCAGTGCTGCCTCCCAGGCAATCCAGCAGACACTG GGAGCTCCCTCTACGTCATCAACATTCTCCTGTGAAAATGGCGGCCCGTCATCCTCTACTGCTTTTGCATCGACCAGTCGG ATTCCAGTGAAAACCTCTGAAAGTGCTTTGTCTTCCAAAGCCGTGTCGGATATCTCTCACCTCGTTAGGAAAAAg AGGAAACCTGAAGAGGAGAGCCCAGTAAAGGACACAGATGCTAAGCAACTGAAACAGGAAGCCACAGTTAATGGCAGCGGTGACTCTAGTGCCAGCAACAGCAGTGAAACCCAGGAAGGAAAATCAAAGGAG TCTGCCGCTGTAGAGTCTTCCTCATGA